A stretch of the Heterodontus francisci isolate sHetFra1 chromosome 10, sHetFra1.hap1, whole genome shotgun sequence genome encodes the following:
- the vgll3 gene encoding transcription cofactor vestigial-like protein 3 codes for MSCLDVMYHQSYGAHQYLPAAAAAAYTAACYHHHHSQQQKLALYSKMQESMESNSQSKESEKEQPPEAEYISSRCVLLTYFQGDIGTVVDEHFSRALSQSSNFQADNPSSKPQASSSSVWKEGSPFPTNRKNNFPASFWSSSYQAPAPLSLSGSHSDVSAATGGMFHSPDPMAWPGHGLHQASAPPSNAEPWPYTLASQGSSSYPLVHEVYPHMHHPHAHTHHHSPHLDPRYGSLLVPSVRAARITTAPGEITKTDPTAPVAGSSWTGAFHGTLDMAQAVNFDTALWYGGSLTG; via the exons ATGAGTTGTCTGGATGTTATGTATCATCAGTCTTATGGAGCACACCAGTATTTAccagcagcagccgcagcagcttaCACCGCAGCCTGTTACCATCACCACCACTCCCAGCAG CAGAAGTTAGCCTTGTACAGCAAGATGCAGGAGTCCATGGAGAGCAACTCGCAAAGTAAAGAGAGCGAAAAGGAGCAGCCTCCTGAGGCCGAGTACATCAGTTCTAGATGTGTGTTGCTCACCTACTTCCAGGGGGATATTGGCACCGTGGTAGACGAACATTTCAGCAGAGCCCTCAGCCAGTCCAGCAACTTCCAGGCCGACAACCCGAGCTCAAAGCCCCAGGCTTCTTCCAGCTCCGTGTGGAAAG aagGATCACCATTTCCTACAAATCGGAAGAACAATTTCCCTGCTTCTTTCTGGAGCAGCAGTTATCAAGCCCCAGCACCACTGAGTCTGAGTGGGAGTCACTCTGATGTCTCCGCTGCAACTGGTGGTATGTTTCATTCCCCAGATCCCATGGCTTGGCCTGGACATGGACTACACCAGGCCAGCGCTCCCCCATCAAATGCTGAGCCATGGCCCTACACATTGGCATCACAAGGGAGTTCCAGCTACCCACTTGTGCATGAGGTTTACCCACATATGCACCACCCACATGCCCACACCCACCATCATAGTCCACATCTAGACCCACGTTATGGGTCATTGTTGGTACCATCAGTGAGGGCAGCTAGGATTACCACAGCACCGGGTGAGATCACAAAGACTGACCCTACTGCTCCTGTTGCTGGTTCCTCATGGACTGGAGCCTTTCACGGAACTCTTGATATGGCACAAGCAGTAAACTTTGATACAG CCCTTTGGTACGGTGGATCTCTCACAGGCTGA